The DNA window ctgcgagcagggtTAAATGTGTAAATGTgcctccaggaatatgttttgttttaatcttgagccgatactatttagttctgcctcgttattagccattgagtataactgttttatcatcattgctttgttgttgttctttggccatttacgttgaatgacttgttacacatcaacattgatagttttattcttcttcttcttcgtcgttcgctagatagttttattataagaaccttttctaattcctattaactcgatgttctttaactatatttatacataaatgcatattgtaaagcagtatgcattgttagaggatcttctAGTAGCAGTGttcaaatgtcgaagctgcttttcccagttttaacttagagaccgactgtatattgtgttattgtatttgtcagacttgattgtaccaagtccctacacatgttgtaatgcgcttagagccaaatatttttgttttttttaagggataggcgcaatataaatacactttattattattatccacACATGCTTGTTctccacatgtttcagacacacccctcgctagtgactggcccatggattgtttgtctcactaaaagcaagggtatgcACCCTTgtacaaccaatacaaacctgTCAGAGTTATTTTCTGAATTCATCTATTTAGTGTATGGTAATGCAAGAGCATCAGATGTTTCTTTAACTAAATCCGTTCGGATTATCCGTCTTTCTCGCCTGAATGCCACACACGGATTCAGGATTTCCAAAAGATTCTCCTGTCGAACAGCCATTTTGGAAGGGGGAGTAAGATGCTAGGGCAATTCAAAACAGTTTTCGCAGTAACGCGCTTGGCGAGAGATTGAGCGGTATCATACTTTCCTGCAGGGAATCCACCCGGGTGTagtccctgtatacagggaaaacGCCTACAGGAAATCCACCGACAGGGAATACACCCACTTTTGGTCAACATATATAAAAGCCCACTCGTGCATGAGTGTTTGTGGGAGTTGTAGCCCATGAACGCACAAGAATAATTTTACAAATACCAGGAACGTGACCAAAAGAAGTACAGAAACATTCCTCCTATCTTGCTTTCCACATGCTTACCTTGAAATTGAGAAATCCAACTTTGAGCAAACACACGACATCTTCTGCCCCCTCGGCCATTCTGAGGTCACCCAGTGAATCCCCGAGGAGCATCAGGTTCTCCCTGTGCTTGATGTTCTCAAAGTAGTCGGACGAATGGACGGCGTGTTCGTTCTTGTTGTACACATGGATCATGTCTCCTACAAAGCCAACCACCTTGCCCTGAAAAATAGAACATGAGAGTGATGTGAGACTAAGCctttttctttgaaaagtaaaaacacaaatatttaaaaaaagaaaaaatatctTCAGACAGACTGCCACCAAAACTCATATCCTTCAAAGTAAAGATGGCCATCAAGACAAAACTCCCTTTCTGTAATATTATCATCTAACACGAAAAGAATTGTTTTGCCGAGTGggaatgttttgctgaatgaaTGTCTCAAACCCCCACTCTCCACAGAAAGCCATCACTCTGTAGATGTATCTTGgtggaagaatgctcttatCGTATTAAAAGCCTGAGCGTATAAGAAGTGAAAACAGAAAATCTCCACGCTTTCTATGTCAAATAAACATTGAATAAAAGTGGTAAGTGATTGGCAAGATGGTTTacacagaagaaaaaacaaaacaaagcactaAGCCCTGAGTTAATGAAGTgcagcacacatacacacacacacacgcacacacacacacacacacacacacacacagaaccatgAACCAGATCTTACTGTCTCATCAAAGTCGAGGAAGTTGGAGACAATCTTCATGTTGTCATAGAGCACAGCCTGATGGCTGACAACCTCTGTAATGATGTCCCCTAGACCAGCAGAGAAAATCAGTAAAGGGATCTCGTGCTTGTGAAGCTGCTCAAAGAACCACGTGCAACCATctctgtttgaaaaaaaagaagagagaagtTCATAATATATGTATGTTTCCATAGACAGCACATGGCAATTATATTAGTTGACAAATGAATAATGCATAATGTGTTTACAATAATTATATTAGTTGACAAATGAATAATGCataatgtgtttacaaaatatatacaaatGGCTGAAACATGAACTGCAGTAAATAAAAAAACTTACATTGTAAAAACGTTAAGGAATTTATACCAAAAAAATTCTTGCCTTTCTAACCTGATGATACTTTTGGTCTCGAGTGTTCAGAACATGCATGCAAAATGTCACACCCAATGAGCTTAATGTAATGAAAAAGCTCCATTCTCTCCCAGCACAAGGTAGCGTGGTTATAACAGCTATATTTATTTTAAGCGCACCAAAGTTGGCCACAAATGTCCTGAACTGGAGGAAAAAGAGTTGGAATTTCAAAAAATCGTAACATGATTTTGAACTGTTTGAATCTGCCACAGATTGGTTGTCTAAGCTGTAAAAACaaccttaacactttctaccccacctatgttgaccaagattttgttaagccgagaccagctgtgctgcagcaggtacctcagaattgtagtaactgggcatcaacacgctggaatgcaggcgttagatggacgttacaggaagcgactgaagtgactgtgtgaaAGGATATATATCCGtcccaggtcagatagagccatatcagtgggtacagatatatccctacctgggagacaatgagtaaTAATCAGGATTCTCACAGTTTACAATTATGACACAAATGGTTATCAACACATTTGTCCTTTTACCTGAGATGTGAAGAGGAGTCTCGCACAATGGTTCTCAGCAGATCTCTAGTCAGGTGAGAGTTGGTAATGAGAGCATGGCCGTTAGTCCACCTGTGTACAAACAAAGCAATCATTCGGCGAACAGGTTTTCTATAAACCTACAACGTCGCACAAGTACAACAAGTACAAGTAAAGCAGTTAAAACAAGCAGCTAATTAAATAAGACCTctaacaatctgagaaaacagggtcttaattaaaaggggggaagtcttaaattggggggtcgaCTCATGTATACACTGACGGATCTGCCGACCAGGCTGTCAGAAGTGGTGGTGCCGGAATCTACATAAAGTACCCAGGAGGtcgagaagaagaacacatTTCCCTCGCTACCGGCCTCTACTCCACCAACTTCAAGGCTGAAGCAGTAGCGCTCCAGACAGGTGCAGCCCACATTGAGCACAGTCCACTCTCCTCCAACAAAGTTGTGTTCTTCAGCGATGCAAAGTCAGTCCTGCAGGCCttagacactgccagagacaaagAACTGAATGACCTGTCATCCGCCTTGACCTGCCTGTGCAGAGCCCACACAGAGTACTGCTCTCACTGCAACATACTAGGCAACGAAGCCGCAGATACTCTGGCAAAGGAGGGCACTACGAAAGACCAGAATGACAGATCAACCAccttcaaagaagccaagaccatcatcaaggccaagcaacacaaaaagtggttgcagcagcacccacactacaacaaaaacgacgcctttcacctgctcacaaggtctgagcagctcctcatattcaggctgcggacaggccacaaccgaatgaaccatcaccttttcaccaagttcagaattggccagtcagaccagtgcccttgtcaaacaggcagcatgacaacggaacacctgctgcagacttgcccactacacgatggcctcaggagccagatctgggcaaGGGtagacctacagcgcacggcaacatttgcgcggagaaccgacGTTTCCAtttgagtgatcgacaagaagaagaagaagaaattggggggtcttaaaaggggggttccactgtatatacagGGGTGCCTGCACTGGTGACCACCTCTTAATAACGACACCTGCCCATTACAGGTCCAGTTTCAAAAAAACTTTCCTATATAATTAACCTTTTTATAATGACCACCTACATATAAAGACCACCATTAGTTGGTCCCTTGGT is part of the Littorina saxatilis isolate snail1 linkage group LG6, US_GU_Lsax_2.0, whole genome shotgun sequence genome and encodes:
- the LOC138969228 gene encoding cytosolic 5'-nucleotidase 3A-like isoform X2, which encodes MDLIPELDQKHVHIKDPERVAKIIKQMMDDAHHKLQVVADFDRTLSKYAHAGHVCSTTHGVLEDSDHMPEEFKVKARKLKDTYLPIEFDGTKTIAEKIPQMIEWWTNGHALITNSHLTRDLLRTIVRDSSSHLRDGCTWFFEQLHKHEIPLLIFSAGLGDIITEVVSHQAVLYDNMKIVSNFLDFDETGKVVGFVGDMIHVYNKNEHAVHSSDYFENIKHRENLMLLGDSLGDLRMAEGAEDVVCLLKVGFLNFKVEENLEQYKESYDIVIVQDQSMAVVNSLMTKILGQS